In a genomic window of Chrysemys picta bellii isolate R12L10 chromosome 1, ASM1138683v2, whole genome shotgun sequence:
- the LOC135973615 gene encoding uncharacterized protein LOC135973615, with product MQSSPAVMAVQSGNRKRAPAWTDREVLDLIAVWGDESVLSELRSKRRNAKIYEKISKDMAERGYSRDATQCRVKIKELRQGYQKTKEANGRSGSHPQTSRFYEALHSILGAAATTTPPVTVDSEDGILSTAGSSDMLGDGEDEEGDEEGEAVGSSHNADFPDSQDLFITLTEIPYEASPAITPDTESGEGSATPSATVSQPSLESHSQRLARIRRRKKRTREDMFSELMASSQAQAAQQTQWRENLTRMHQANMDREERWRQEDQQATQTLLGLLREQTDTLRRLVDVLQERRQEDRAPLQSISNRPPPPPSPIPTSPKVQRRRGGRVPANSHSTPAESSSSRRLSFPKI from the exons atgcagagctctccagcagtgatggccgtgcagtctgggaatagaaagagagccccagcatggactgatcgtgaagtcttggatctcatcgctgtgtggggcgatgagtccgtgctttccgagctgcgatccaaaagaaggaatgcaaagatctacgagaagatctctaaagacatggcagagagaggatacagccgggatgcaacgcagtgccgcgtgaaaatcaaggagctgagacaaggctaccagaagaccaaagaggcaaacggacgctccggatcccatccccagacatcccgtttctacgaggcactgcattccatcctcggtgctgccgccaccactaccccaccagtgaccgtggactctgaggatgggatactgtccacggccggttcctcagacatgttaggggacggggaagatgaggaaggagatgaggagggcgaggcagttggcagctctcacaacgctgatttccccgacagccaggatctcttcatcacccttacagagatcccctacgaagcgtccccagccattaccccggacacagaatctggtgaaggatcagcca ccccgtctgcgactgtctcacaacctagcctggaatcacactcccagaggctagcgcggattaggcgtaggaagaagaggacacgggaggacatgttctctgagcttatggcctcttcccaagcccaggcagcacagcagacccagtggcgggagaacttgacccgaatgcaccaagccaacatggatcgggaggagaggtggcggcaggaagaccagcaggcgactcaaacgctgcttggactactgagggagcaaacggacacgctccggcgccttgtggatgttctgcaggaacggaggcaggaggacagagccccgctgcagtccatctctaaccgccctcccccgccaccaagtcccatacccacctcacccaaagtgcaaagaaggagaggcggcagagtccctgctaactctcactccacccctgcagagagctctagtagcagaaggctctcatttcccaaaatttga